In Mycobacterium sp. ITM-2016-00317, the genomic window CCACCAGGACCAGCACGCCCAGGGATACCACCGCCCACTTGTCGCGCCCGAATGCGCGTACCGCGAGACGCCACTGTGGCTGCGACGCATCGGATTCGGTGCGCATGTCGCCACCCGCGGGGGCGCGGCGGGCCCCGACCAGGGAGCGGCCCATCCCGACCGCGGCATCGGTCATTGCACTCATGCTGTGGCCTTCCTTCTGGTGCGCGGATCGAGCAGGCCGACCGCCGTGTCGGCGAAGAGGTTGATGATCACGAACGCCAGCGCGATGAACAGCACACCGGCCTGCACGACCGGGATGTCGCGCTGGGTGATGGAGGTGTAGAGCTGCTGACCCAGACCCGGCCAGCCGAACACGACCTCTACGAACACCACCCCGCCCAGCAGGTAGCCGACCTGCAGGCCGATCACATTGACCACCGGGGGCAGCGCGTTGCGCAGCGCGTGGCGCCACAGCACCGACGTCGTCGACAGCCCGGAGGCACGCAGGGTGCGGATGTAGTCCTGGGCCAGGATGTCGACCATCACGCTGCGCGTCATCCGCGCGATGACCGCGAGCGGGACCAGTGCGGCCGCGATGGCGGGCAGGACCAGGTGCGCGAGCAGATCGCCCATTCCGCCGGGAAAGCGCGGGTTGTACATGCCCGACGTGGGCAGCCACCCGAGCGTGATCGCGAAGACGCCGATCAGCAGCAGCCCGAACCAGTACACCGGGACGCTGGCGCCGGCCAGCGAGATGACCATGGAGGCGCGGTCGAAGATGCTGTACTGCTTGTGCGCGGCGATGACGCCGAGAGGCACGGCCACCACGATGCACAGCACCAGCGCGGCGCCGGTCAGGACGAGGGTGTTGGTGAATCTCGGCACCATGATGTCGGTGACGGGGGCGTTGACTGTCAGGGACCGGCCCAGGTCACCCTGCAGCAGGCCGCCGAGATACTCGAAGAACTGGACGGGCAGCGCGCGGTCCAGGCCCAACTCGGTGCGCAGCGCGGCGACGGTCTCCGCGGTCGCCCCCGTGCCCAGGATCGTCACGGCGGGGTCGCCGGGGACCATCTGCAGCAGCAGGAAGACGATCAGGCTGACGCCGAACAGCACCAGAGCTGTTGAGAGCAGCCGACTTCCGATGACACGGGTCATTGTTCGAGCCTCACTTCCGTCAGGTCGTACCACTCCTCGCTGGCCGACACGAAGCCGGAGACGTAAGGCGCCAGCACATACGGCGCCTTGTCGTTGACGATCGGGACCAGCGCGGCGTCGTCACTGACGATGTTGTTGGCCTCCCGCCACCACTTCTCGGCCTCCGCCGGGTCCAGCGCGGTGATCGCGTTGTTCATCGCCTCGTCCAGTTCGGGGTTGGAGTAGTAGCCGACGTTCGGACCGTTGGGCGCCTGCAGCTCCGAGGAGGTGACGATGTAGAGCCAGTAGGGGCTGGTCATCCCCCAGGACATCTGGGACATGCCGACGCCGTCCTGGGCTCCCCGGGCCCACACGCCCAGGTACGAGATCCATTCCTGGGTCTGGATGTCGAGGTCGACGCCGATCTCGGCCAGGTTCTGCTGAAGGTACTCGGCCATCTGCGCGGGCATGATCTGTCCCGAGCCGTCGGTGGAGGTGATCAGCGTCGTCTTGAACCCGTTCTCCAGGCCGACCGACGCGAGCAGCTCACGCGCCTTGTCGAGGTTGCGTTCGTAGACGTCTCGGCGCTCCACGTATCCGCCGGCCGAGATGGCCTGGACGCCGTAGGCGGGGGTGACCGATCCGCGCAGCAGGTCGCGTGCCATGCCGTCCCGGTTGACCGCGAGATTGATCGCCTGACGCACCTCGGGGATCGAGGTGTAGCGGTCCTTCATGTTGAAGGACAGGTACCAGGTGTGCGGCGGAATGCCCTCGGAGAGTTGATATCCCTCGCTGACGAGGTTGTCGATGCTGTCGGGGTTGGGTACCGCGATCATGTCGACGTCCCCGGAGCGCAGCGCGGCGGTGCGTGCCGACGGGTCCGGCAGCGGCCGGAACACGACACCGTCGATGTTGGGCACCTTGCCCCAGTAGTCGTCGTTGCGGACCAGATCGATGCGTTCGCCGCGGATGCGTTCTTTGAACTTGAACGGCCCGGTGCCCACAGGATGGTCGGCGATGTCGTCGCCGTAGGTCTGCAGCGCGGTAGGGCTGATGATGGCGGCGGAGCCGTTGCCGCCCTGGGTGAGCATCCGCAGGAACTCCGAGAACGGTTGCTTCAGACGGATTCTCAGCGTGTACTCGTCGAGAACGGCCACGGATTCGACGAACTTCCAGACGAATCCGGTCTGGCCGCCCGCGCGGGCCGAGTACATCGGGGACTCCTTGTCCCACATCCGGCGCACGTTGTACTCCACGGCCTTCGCGTCCAGCGCGGTGCCGTCGTGGAAGCGCACCCCCTGCCGGATGTGGAACGTGTAGTCCAGTCCGTCGTCGGAGATGTCCCACGATTCTGCGAGGCCCGGTTTCAGCGGCGGGATGGTCGCCTCGGCGGACGGGATGGTCAGGTCCTGGTCGACGAGTGGTTCGAAGATCTGCCGGTTGATCCGCCAGGTCACCCATCCGCCGGCGACCTGCGGGTCGAGGATGTCGGCCTCGGACTCGATCGCGATGACGAAGATGTTGCCTGTCTGTACGGGTTCCCGTCCGCAGCCGACGACAGCGGCGATCGTGAGCAGGGCGACGGCGCACACCGAGGCGAGCCGCTTCATCGCATGCCACCTGACGGTCGGTAGGTCATCTGTGGGCCTCCGGGTGTCGGAAGAGACGCACGCCGCGGTGGTGGACACTGCACCCCGGCGGGCAGTGACTGGCGGCGACTTCGAAACTCAGAGTAGGTGCGATCTGATCGGACCGATATCCGTCATCTGACGTATTTCGCTGGAGCCGAACGGTTTCCGGGACGTTACGGGGCGCCGAGTTCGAGTTCGGTGGCGTGCACGGCGGCGGCCACGCGATTGGCGACGCCGAGTTTGCGCAGCACCCGTTCGACGTGGGTGCTGACGGTCCGCGGGGACAGATAGAGCCGCTCGCTGATCTCGGCGTTGGACAGGCCGCCGCGCAGCAGCGCCAGGATGTCCTGCTCGCGC contains:
- a CDS encoding ABC transporter permease gives rise to the protein MTRVIGSRLLSTALVLFGVSLIVFLLLQMVPGDPAVTILGTGATAETVAALRTELGLDRALPVQFFEYLGGLLQGDLGRSLTVNAPVTDIMVPRFTNTLVLTGAALVLCIVVAVPLGVIAAHKQYSIFDRASMVISLAGASVPVYWFGLLLIGVFAITLGWLPTSGMYNPRFPGGMGDLLAHLVLPAIAAALVPLAVIARMTRSVMVDILAQDYIRTLRASGLSTTSVLWRHALRNALPPVVNVIGLQVGYLLGGVVFVEVVFGWPGLGQQLYTSITQRDIPVVQAGVLFIALAFVIINLFADTAVGLLDPRTRRKATA
- a CDS encoding ABC transporter substrate-binding protein, with product MKRLASVCAVALLTIAAVVGCGREPVQTGNIFVIAIESEADILDPQVAGGWVTWRINRQIFEPLVDQDLTIPSAEATIPPLKPGLAESWDISDDGLDYTFHIRQGVRFHDGTALDAKAVEYNVRRMWDKESPMYSARAGGQTGFVWKFVESVAVLDEYTLRIRLKQPFSEFLRMLTQGGNGSAAIISPTALQTYGDDIADHPVGTGPFKFKERIRGERIDLVRNDDYWGKVPNIDGVVFRPLPDPSARTAALRSGDVDMIAVPNPDSIDNLVSEGYQLSEGIPPHTWYLSFNMKDRYTSIPEVRQAINLAVNRDGMARDLLRGSVTPAYGVQAISAGGYVERRDVYERNLDKARELLASVGLENGFKTTLITSTDGSGQIMPAQMAEYLQQNLAEIGVDLDIQTQEWISYLGVWARGAQDGVGMSQMSWGMTSPYWLYIVTSSELQAPNGPNVGYYSNPELDEAMNNAITALDPAEAEKWWREANNIVSDDAALVPIVNDKAPYVLAPYVSGFVSASEEWYDLTEVRLEQ